Within Sander vitreus isolate 19-12246 chromosome 23, sanVit1, whole genome shotgun sequence, the genomic segment GAAAATTAAAGTATTTGAGAGTTAGACTACTAGTTTATGTTTGGATATTTAGCATCCCTTAATGGAAGAAACTGGCATCTCAGTTTTGACCACCACATTCATAAAGAATCAGATTTTAACTCTTAGCTGACACATAGGATCTCTACAAACTTTGATTCAGTGGGTTTGTCTCGCTAAGAAAGCCACACTTGACCACAAAGAGTTAGAAACAAACAGGTcttgtatgcctgtgtgtgtaatgaatgAGGTGGCCCATCTGAGAGTAGTGTCATGTACATTATCAGTGTTTTCTTCCGTGAGTTATTTCTTGCTGGTGTGGAAACGCCTCTTTAACAGCATGCAGGCGTTAACTAATTTTTCTTTTACCCAGGCAGGGGGATGCTGGCCTTTTGCCAGCCTGATGATTCAATGGCAGGTGGTCCACAGCTCCATATACAGTAGTGTTCGGCGAAGGCTTTCCTGTTCCTTATTTACTGGGTAAATGCCATGGCTATGTGGCTCTGTCCTCCACTGGTCAGTAGTGTCTTAAGATCTTGTTCGTAGTCTTAGTTCACTACTCATGCAAAGTGTTAAAGGGCCTTTGACAGGATTgagctgtttgtttgtctgttattATTTTGTATGGAGAGAGGTTTTCACACAGAGACCAATTTGTTGTAATATTAGTACGTGACGCTACTGTTAAATGTAGTATTTAATAACAGCACTATTTATGGTCAAAAAAATGAACTAGAGTGTGTAATTGTACTTGCGGTAGCTTTGGAGGCAGGTGGTCATTTTGTAACTGTTCTTAAAACATAAGCCACTCCCCCTCGACTGCGAGGGATATCATTGGTTCTGAGGTTGCTAAGTGACACTGGCCCAACATCATTTGGTTTCCTCAGTCACCATTTGTCTCTTCGGTGACGACTGCATGGTCTCACAGTTGAcactcccttttttttcttcttctttttttttctaatggaGAGTtgttgatttcatttttgttcattcacttaattttacattttagaaagGGAAAGAATGCAAATgaaataaatctgaatattactTCAATCACTTTTTCTACTCCTATTTTCAATAAAAAGTCAAAcgaaaaaccaaacaaaaagttGATTTGTAAATAAGTAATGTACAGTTTGTATCTGTAACTTGTCAGTCTGTCATTGGTGACAGAGTCTGTCTTGCTTATAACGCACGCTaccagtaaataaaaaaaggaaaaagtatATTTAGACTGTATGGTCCCTTGAAAGCAAGTTTTAAATTAATATCTGATGTATATTCCTGTAACATTGCATTTTTATCTGAGGAATGATGTTATTAAAAAATTGCAAATAAATTGCATTTCCTACAGCTCTGTTTTTACGTTTGTATTTCAGGTCACATTCCTCACACTGTGTCTTGGTAGACCAAGGCTGGTACCCAGCTAACAAGGTACTATAACCTGTCATTACATTTatagtaaattattattattttccgaATAACTGTGACCCACACAGGATTTAAAAACTGAAAGATAAATCGTGCATCAAATAATTGTCTTGTTCACCCTCACAGCTTTTCTAATGTACATATTCAGCTGTGTGTGAGGGTATTTTGCTCACAGTTTAATATGACTTGCAATTGTCAGGCGAAGTTGGGTGCAGAATTTggagaaaaaggcaaaaaaaaggtGACGCAAAGCAGGATCCTAAAACAAATCAATGACATCAGTACTGGTGATTGTAACCAGCTAAAATGCCCAAGTTTGGTAACTGGATGTAATGAAGAAACCTAAGCAGATAAGAGGAATTTAAATAATTCAATAATTCAAATACTTTACTTTCCAATTGTTACTACTGATTACACAATAATACTTCATTTGGGGTTTTCAAAAAACTAGACAAGGCATTATTTATGACTACATTCTCCTTTCTAACAACCTCACATTACGTGTCAAGTTTATGAGTTGCCAAATGTCTTTTCAGGTTCCCCTTCTGGGAAAATTCTTTCTCACAGTTTGGACACTTAAATGGTTTCACCCCATTGTGGctgagtgtgtgtcttttcAGGCAGTTCAGTGTAAGGAAACGCTTCGGGCACTCCGAGCACAGGTACGGACGCTCCCCTGTGTGAGAGCGTGTGTGCACAATCAGGTGACTCTTGCTGGAGAAACCCTTCCCGCAGTGTGTGCAGGTGTACGGCATCTCGCCCGTGTGGGACCGAgtgtgcagcagcagctccccggaagacaaaaaggacttcCCACACGTGGTGCACAAGTAATTCTTCTCCCCTTTGTGCATCTGCATGTGTCTTGTGATCCCTGCTTTGCTGAACCCTTTCCCACAGATCGTACACAGGTTGCTGGGACCTTCATGCAGGCGTTCATGTTGCTTGAGCGAATAGTTGCACAGGAATCCCTTGTTGCACTGGCTGCAGACGAATATCCGTCCTCTCTTGTGGAGTCTCTGGTGCTGATAATAACCTGACGAGCTGGTGAATCCCTTCTCACACTGGGTGCAGCTGTAGGCGAAGCTGTGAAGCTTCATGTGAGTCTTAAGTTGATTTGGAAGTTCAAAAACCTTTTCACACTTCAGGCATTTGGTTTCTTCCTCTGTGAAGTTTTTGTTGACAGGTCGCGTGCTCAGAAACCTTTTGTCATCCCCCGCGGGCTCTTTCCGTCTACGTTGTTCCTTATTTTCTAAGTTGTCCTTCTTCTGCTTACGTTCCCGCTTTTTTCTAACACCGCTTTTTGGTTTATGTTTCCTCTTTATCCCGGAGTTGCCTTCTACGTTCTTCTTTTCACCAGTCATGTCTTTACTTTTCTGCTGGGTCTTTGCTCTGGCTTTCTTCACAGATAGGTTTTTCTGAATGGGAGCTCTTACGTGGTGCTCACTCTGGATGTGCTCTTGGACTTTTCTCTTTAGGAGGTGAGCGAATGAACACTGAGGGCAGATGAACAAACGCGACAGAGGACCTGAAAACATGAAAGCAAGAAAAACAGCAAGTTAGTCAAATAACATTTT encodes:
- the LOC144511979 gene encoding uncharacterized protein LOC144511979 — translated: MAWKSKGSPLPPASLHLLVPPVRLMSAFIWQIVQQHSVMQYDKLVDFICLATEIVPELLSPSQRAQLILGLRARLVLELCRGDGVANLQTIQSHLDKIHTCSAELSSTDQMANGDILKTSYTNFASLVQNLLNVPFEKEFFFQEVFPANYGSNYDQRLQQLVSEFLSRLEHLLPVPDLQQTAAWLTETTSVSEELGQHLSEPFALKTLLLHHRQSGTLSSAPSSSEGDIVLSTLSLPARSGVERFTESYSEDDDYDNEEETLASEDLEEDSSRSSDATADDLLPIRESGPLSRLFICPQCSFAHLLKRKVQEHIQSEHHVRAPIQKNLSVKKARAKTQQKSKDMTGEKKNVEGNSGIKRKHKPKSGVRKKRERKQKKDNLENKEQRRRKEPAGDDKRFLSTRPVNKNFTEEETKCLKCEKVFELPNQLKTHMKLHSFAYSCTQCEKGFTSSSGYYQHQRLHKRGRIFVCSQCNKGFLCNYSLKQHERLHEGPSNLCTICGKGFSKAGITRHMQMHKGEKNYLCTTCGKSFLSSGELLLHTRSHTGEMPYTCTHCGKGFSSKSHLIVHTRSHTGERPYLCSECPKRFLTLNCLKRHTLSHNGVKPFKCPNCEKEFSQKGNLKRHLATHKLDT